Proteins encoded within one genomic window of Aerococcus viridans:
- the glgA gene encoding glycogen synthase GlgA, with the protein MKVLFVAAEGAPFFKTGGLGDVAYALPKELCKQGVDIRVVLPYYTQMPERFKEQLIEITHFRVELGYKSAYVGVKTLTLDGVQYYFIDNLAYFDRDQLYGQNDDGERFGFFDIAVIEMMEKVDFIPDIIHVNDWQTAMIPALLVDRYHWVDSYRNIRKVLTIHNIRFQGWQNESALKEIFNTTYALYHENGVKKEGQVNYLKGGINFSDKVTTVSPNYAREIQTTEFGEKLDGELRYNAWKLSGIINGIDYEQNNPETDPNLVENYDASTVQTGKAANKRALQERVGLSVDPDVALLGVVTRLTDQKGMQLLQEKAEYLLTNFNIQIVVLGTGDEAFENSFRYFEWKYPGEFCAYIDFDVELAQQIYAGSDMFLMPSAFEPCGLSQMIAMRYGTLPIVHETGGLSDTVQPYNQYTGEGNGFSFNIFTGDVFAHIIQYALDIYENQPDVWFQLIHQAMATDFSWTEPAKEYIRLYEDLL; encoded by the coding sequence ATGAAAGTTTTATTTGTCGCCGCTGAGGGCGCGCCGTTCTTCAAAACGGGTGGACTTGGTGATGTTGCCTATGCCTTGCCAAAGGAATTGTGCAAACAAGGTGTTGACATCAGAGTAGTATTGCCATATTACACGCAAATGCCTGAAAGATTCAAGGAGCAACTGATTGAAATCACCCATTTTAGAGTTGAATTAGGTTATAAATCAGCCTATGTTGGGGTAAAGACGCTAACACTCGATGGCGTTCAGTATTACTTTATTGATAATTTAGCGTATTTTGACCGAGACCAATTGTACGGCCAAAATGACGATGGTGAACGGTTTGGATTTTTTGATATCGCAGTGATTGAAATGATGGAAAAAGTAGATTTTATACCAGATATCATTCATGTAAATGACTGGCAAACAGCCATGATTCCTGCCTTATTAGTGGATCGATACCATTGGGTAGACAGCTACCGAAATATTCGCAAGGTGTTAACTATCCATAACATTCGTTTCCAAGGTTGGCAAAATGAATCCGCCTTAAAAGAGATCTTTAATACCACCTATGCTTTATACCATGAAAATGGGGTTAAAAAGGAAGGCCAAGTAAACTATCTTAAGGGCGGTATTAATTTCTCTGACAAGGTAACAACAGTTAGTCCGAATTATGCCCGCGAAATTCAAACAACTGAATTTGGTGAAAAACTAGACGGTGAATTACGTTATAATGCTTGGAAGTTATCAGGCATCATTAATGGGATAGATTATGAACAAAACAATCCAGAGACGGATCCTAATTTAGTTGAAAATTATGATGCATCAACAGTTCAAACGGGTAAAGCAGCCAATAAACGAGCCTTACAGGAACGAGTTGGCCTAAGTGTAGACCCGGATGTTGCTTTACTTGGGGTAGTTACGAGATTAACTGATCAAAAGGGTATGCAGTTGTTACAAGAAAAAGCTGAATATCTACTCACAAATTTCAATATTCAAATTGTTGTGTTGGGTACCGGTGATGAGGCGTTTGAGAACTCATTCCGTTATTTTGAATGGAAGTATCCCGGGGAATTCTGCGCATATATAGATTTTGATGTCGAATTAGCTCAACAAATTTATGCAGGTTCTGATATGTTCTTGATGCCTAGTGCATTTGAACCGTGTGGCTTATCCCAAATGATTGCCATGCGTTACGGTACTTTACCAATTGTCCACGAAACTGGTGGCTTATCAGATACCGTTCAACCATACAATCAATATACTGGTGAAGGTAACGGCTTCTCATTTAACATCTTTACTGGGGATGTTTTCGCCCATATTATCCAATATGCCTTGGATATTTACGAAAACCAACCGGATGTATGGTTCCAATTGATTCACCAAGCCATGGCGACAGACTTTAGCTGGACTGAACCGGCTAAGGAGTATATCCGTTTATATGAAGACTTGTTATAA
- a CDS encoding alkaline phosphatase family protein: MPSKKLVIVSLDAFGTEDLAYALTLPNFKKYRQEAALVEAVESVYPSLTYMCHTSIVTGQYPKDHGIINNTLLQPNRISPDWHWYTKYIKTPNLFDIASENGLSVSTILWPATGKSKSIDYNIAEIFANRKWHSQVAVSLLVSSAKYLIEKNHKFGHLRSGIKQPELDDFVMAVAVDTIENEKPDVMAIHLVDLDSTRHGFGVKSPEAKAAIERIDAHLGQLFHAIETTPAYKEAHIVLLGDHYQIDTQVVIRPNHLFKKARLIQTKAQNEIQDYKVYAKATDGSCYIYVKDHDAFTMVQLKEILAPLKPYIETIYNREEAAALGADPECFALIEASEGYYFESDIERPIIEYTNKQIPGVKLLKASHGYSPKKGKYTTMFMAKGPKIRAGETLASGRLVDEGPTMLAMLDLAFKTPVEGKVLGQIFR; this comes from the coding sequence ATGCCGAGTAAGAAGTTAGTCATAGTAAGTTTAGATGCTTTTGGAACGGAGGATCTAGCATATGCCTTAACGTTGCCAAACTTCAAAAAATACCGTCAAGAAGCAGCTTTAGTAGAGGCAGTTGAATCAGTTTACCCATCACTAACCTATATGTGTCATACCTCAATTGTGACTGGTCAATACCCCAAAGATCACGGCATTATAAACAACACACTCTTACAGCCAAACCGAATTTCTCCTGATTGGCACTGGTATACCAAATATATTAAAACACCAAACTTATTCGATATCGCGAGTGAAAATGGTTTGAGTGTTTCAACAATCCTTTGGCCTGCTACCGGTAAAAGTAAATCAATTGATTATAATATTGCAGAAATTTTCGCAAACCGGAAATGGCACTCTCAAGTTGCGGTATCCCTATTAGTATCATCAGCTAAATACCTCATTGAAAAGAATCATAAATTTGGTCATTTACGGTCAGGGATTAAACAACCAGAATTAGACGACTTTGTTATGGCAGTAGCAGTAGATACTATTGAAAATGAAAAACCAGATGTGATGGCAATCCACCTTGTTGACCTTGATTCTACTCGACATGGTTTTGGCGTGAAATCACCTGAAGCTAAGGCGGCCATTGAGCGAATAGACGCACATTTAGGCCAATTATTTCATGCAATTGAAACAACCCCTGCCTATAAAGAAGCCCATATCGTCTTATTAGGTGATCACTATCAAATTGATACCCAAGTCGTTATACGACCGAATCATCTATTTAAAAAAGCTAGATTAATTCAAACAAAAGCACAAAATGAAATTCAAGATTATAAAGTCTATGCAAAAGCGACGGACGGGTCTTGCTATATCTATGTGAAAGATCATGATGCATTCACAATGGTACAACTTAAAGAAATACTAGCACCTTTAAAACCTTACATCGAAACCATTTATAATCGGGAGGAGGCGGCTGCTCTAGGTGCAGACCCTGAATGTTTTGCCTTAATCGAAGCAAGTGAAGGTTATTACTTTGAAAGTGACATTGAACGACCAATCATTGAATATACCAATAAACAAATTCCAGGCGTCAAGCTATTAAAAGCGAGTCACGGCTATAGTCCCAAAAAAGGAAAGTATACGACAATGTTTATGGCAAAAGGCCCTAAGATTAGAGCTGGTGAAACTTTAGCCAGTGGGCGTTTGGTAGATGAAGGCCCAACAATGCTAGCAATGTTAGATTTAGCATTTAAAACGCCAGTAGAAGGAAAAGTTTTAGGTCAGATTTTTAGATAG
- a CDS encoding BMP family lipoprotein encodes MSTKFKNIVLLAGSVFALAACQGQNAGTDTSSESDSQATSEATGDYAISMITDEGGVDDRSFNQSAWEGMQAWSEETGNKVQYYESTDSSDFVPNFNTAIADGYDIIFGMGFMLEDTFNEVAPANPDQQFAFIDGQVDQPNVVSMTFKDQESAFLAGIAAATTSETGKVGFVGGMKTPGIDRFETGFRAGVAHVDESIEVDAQYVESFGDAATGQQIANAMYTSGADVIYTAAGGSGNGVFTEARNRLEADSEANIWVIGVDRDQTEEGEWSGGNFTLTSTIKDTGSAIVAITEQTMDTEFPGGELVEYGLADETVDITRGNLDDETWATIEDAKQQIIDGEIDVPEFSYSAE; translated from the coding sequence ATGTCTACAAAATTTAAAAATATCGTTTTATTAGCTGGTTCTGTTTTTGCTTTAGCAGCATGTCAAGGGCAAAATGCTGGAACTGATACATCTAGTGAATCAGATTCTCAAGCAACATCTGAAGCTACTGGTGATTACGCTATTAGTATGATCACAGATGAAGGTGGGGTTGATGACCGTTCATTTAACCAATCAGCTTGGGAAGGTATGCAAGCTTGGTCAGAAGAAACTGGCAATAAAGTACAATATTACGAATCAACAGATTCATCTGATTTCGTACCAAACTTTAATACTGCGATTGCAGATGGTTATGACATCATCTTCGGTATGGGCTTTATGTTAGAAGATACTTTTAATGAAGTAGCTCCTGCTAATCCAGACCAACAATTTGCCTTTATTGATGGACAAGTAGACCAACCAAACGTTGTATCAATGACTTTTAAAGACCAAGAATCTGCATTCCTAGCAGGTATCGCAGCAGCAACAACGTCTGAAACTGGAAAAGTCGGCTTTGTAGGTGGAATGAAAACACCGGGTATTGACCGTTTTGAAACTGGTTTTAGAGCTGGGGTAGCTCATGTAGACGAATCAATCGAAGTAGATGCACAATATGTTGAATCATTCGGTGATGCTGCAACAGGTCAACAAATTGCCAATGCAATGTATACAAGTGGCGCAGATGTCATCTATACGGCTGCTGGTGGTTCAGGTAACGGTGTATTTACTGAAGCACGTAACCGTCTTGAAGCAGATAGCGAAGCAAATATCTGGGTAATTGGTGTTGACCGTGACCAAACTGAAGAAGGTGAATGGTCAGGTGGTAACTTTACCTTAACTTCTACAATCAAAGATACTGGTTCTGCTATCGTTGCCATTACTGAGCAAACAATGGATACTGAATTCCCAGGTGGCGAGTTGGTAGAATACGGTTTAGCAGATGAAACGGTTGATATCACAAGAGGTAACCTTGATGATGAAACTTGGGCAACAATTGAAGATGCGAAACAACAAATCATTGATGGTGAAATTGACGTTCCAGAATTCTCTTATTCAGCAGAGTAA
- a CDS encoding undecaprenyl-diphosphate phosphatase: MLDTLKVILLGIVQGITEWLPISSTGHMILLEEFITLNARREFWDIFLVVIQLGAILAVVWINFNQLNPFAPSKSKAEKEETWMTWFKVVVGCLPAAIAGLILDSWIEANLMNWFVVAVMLIVYGIWFIWIENRNTNRQAKINSMAEMTYMDAFKIGLFQVLALVPGTSRSGSTILGATIVGTSRPLAANFSFFMSIPIMFGASALKLVKAFLSGFVFTGTEIWLLLVGMVVAYVISVLTIKLFLKYIKANDFKVFGWYRIVLGIVVILYFLLFKS, from the coding sequence ATGTTAGATACATTAAAGGTCATTTTATTAGGTATAGTTCAGGGGATTACCGAATGGTTACCGATTTCATCGACTGGACACATGATTCTTCTTGAAGAATTCATTACATTAAATGCACGTCGAGAATTTTGGGATATCTTCTTGGTTGTTATCCAGCTAGGCGCAATTTTAGCCGTTGTATGGATTAACTTCAACCAATTAAATCCATTCGCACCAAGCAAATCCAAAGCAGAAAAAGAGGAAACTTGGATGACTTGGTTTAAAGTAGTCGTTGGGTGTCTTCCAGCTGCTATTGCCGGTCTAATATTAGACTCATGGATAGAAGCAAACTTAATGAATTGGTTTGTTGTTGCAGTTATGTTAATTGTCTACGGTATTTGGTTTATCTGGATTGAAAATCGTAACACAAACAGACAAGCAAAAATCAACTCTATGGCAGAAATGACATATATGGACGCCTTCAAAATTGGTTTGTTCCAAGTATTGGCACTAGTTCCTGGTACATCTCGTTCAGGTTCAACCATCTTGGGAGCAACAATCGTTGGTACGTCTAGACCATTAGCAGCCAACTTCTCATTCTTTATGAGTATTCCAATTATGTTCGGTGCTTCAGCACTAAAATTAGTCAAAGCTTTCTTAAGCGGTTTCGTGTTCACAGGTACAGAAATCTGGCTATTACTAGTTGGTATGGTTGTAGCATATGTCATTTCAGTCTTAACTATTAAACTATTCTTGAAATACATTAAAGCTAATGACTTCAAAGTATTCGGTTGGTACCGTATTGTCCTTGGTATTGTGGTTATCTTGTACTTCTTACTATTTAAATCATAA
- a CDS encoding PTS sugar transporter subunit IIA has translation MFDFFKKDKKKETTKQPNSSQVAETLFAPATGEFSSIDQVDDPVFSQKMMGDGYAVEPEAGDVYAPVAGTVMSIFPTKHAIYIKTDDDVEVLVHMGIDTVELDGAPFNVTVAEGDQVSAGTQVATVDLDQLTSAGKGKSIVVVFTNLEDFSSLQLTASGQVTHSAEVGSVTTNS, from the coding sequence ATGTTTGATTTTTTTAAAAAAGATAAGAAGAAGGAAACTACAAAACAACCGAATAGTTCTCAAGTAGCAGAAACTTTATTTGCTCCAGCAACGGGCGAATTTAGCTCTATCGATCAAGTAGATGATCCTGTATTTTCACAAAAAATGATGGGTGACGGTTATGCCGTAGAACCTGAAGCAGGTGACGTTTATGCACCAGTTGCAGGTACTGTAATGAGTATTTTTCCAACTAAACATGCTATCTATATCAAAACAGATGATGATGTAGAAGTTTTAGTGCATATGGGTATTGATACTGTTGAATTAGATGGTGCACCATTCAATGTCACGGTAGCTGAGGGAGACCAAGTTAGTGCTGGTACCCAAGTCGCCACAGTTGATTTAGACCAATTAACATCTGCAGGTAAAGGAAAATCAATCGTTGTCGTATTCACGAATTTAGAAGACTTTTCTAGCTTACAATTAACTGCATCTGGCCAAGTTACACATAGTGCAGAAGTAGGTTCAGTAACAACAAATAGCTAA
- a CDS encoding glucose-1-phosphate adenylyltransferase — MKKGGREFISATMLNNEMIAMILAGGKGTRLGKLTKSIAKPAVPFGGKYRIIDFTLSNCMNSGITTVGVMTQYEPMILNDHIGNGDSWDLDTRDGGAFALQPYSSSDGEKWFNGTANAIYQNVSFIDSKNPEYVLILSGDHIYKMDYAPMLAAHKANGADCTVAVKPVPMNEASRFGIMNTDVEGKIVEFEEKPENPKSNLASMGIYIFTWDKLREYLMQDPEGMEDFGQNVIPAYLNNDEKLFAYSFDGYWKDVGTIDSLWEANMEVLDQEHPLQIRDKGWPIFSRNTMTTPQFLSKESVVENAMICDGCIIRGSIKDSILSPNVLVGKGSTIANSIIMKGSSIGENVKIEYAILGEEAVVSDGSEVIGTPDNIAVIGYEEVVGGN; from the coding sequence ATGAAAAAAGGGGGAAGGGAGTTTATCTCCGCTACTATGTTAAATAATGAAATGATTGCTATGATTCTTGCCGGTGGTAAAGGTACTCGTTTAGGAAAGTTAACAAAAAGTATTGCTAAGCCAGCTGTTCCTTTTGGTGGTAAATATCGAATTATTGATTTTACCTTGAGTAACTGTATGAACTCTGGGATTACAACTGTTGGTGTCATGACACAATATGAACCGATGATTTTGAATGACCATATTGGGAATGGTGATTCTTGGGACTTAGATACACGCGATGGTGGTGCCTTCGCATTACAACCCTATTCTTCAAGTGATGGAGAAAAATGGTTTAATGGTACTGCGAATGCCATTTATCAAAATGTGTCTTTTATTGATAGTAAAAATCCTGAATATGTATTAATTCTTTCAGGAGACCATATTTATAAAATGGACTATGCACCGATGTTAGCAGCGCATAAGGCAAATGGCGCCGATTGTACTGTTGCCGTTAAACCAGTACCCATGAATGAGGCCTCTCGCTTTGGTATCATGAACACTGATGTCGAAGGAAAAATCGTTGAGTTTGAAGAAAAACCAGAAAACCCAAAGAGTAATTTAGCTTCAATGGGGATTTATATTTTTACATGGGACAAATTACGTGAGTACTTGATGCAAGACCCTGAAGGCATGGAAGACTTTGGACAAAATGTTATTCCTGCTTATTTAAATAATGATGAGAAACTGTTTGCTTATTCATTCGATGGTTACTGGAAAGACGTAGGTACAATCGACTCATTATGGGAAGCAAATATGGAAGTGCTTGATCAAGAACATCCATTACAAATCCGCGACAAGGGTTGGCCAATTTTTTCAAGAAATACCATGACTACACCACAATTCTTATCGAAAGAATCTGTAGTTGAAAATGCCATGATTTGTGATGGTTGTATTATCCGGGGCAGTATTAAAGACTCAATCCTTTCTCCAAATGTATTAGTTGGGAAAGGTTCGACAATTGCCAACTCAATCATTATGAAGGGATCAAGTATAGGTGAAAATGTCAAAATTGAATACGCGATTTTAGGTGAGGAAGCTGTTGTTTCTGATGGGTCAGAAGTCATCGGAACCCCTGATAATATAGCCGTTATTGGATATGAAGAAGTAGTTGGAGGTAATTAA
- the glgB gene encoding 1,4-alpha-glucan branching protein GlgB, whose amino-acid sequence MYYFNIGNHFEAFKFLGAKKQVNNDQDGYQFTVWAPNAKCVYLEGDFSDWAELRMDKVAETGAWTIFMQDAKEWDLYKFVIEDHDGVKREKQDPFAFAGEVPPKNASVIQDIPTYEWHDQEWIKERQQSNMFASPINIYEVHMSSWNRHEDGSAYTFADLQAELIPYVKKMGYTHIEFMPLMEHPLEASWGYQISGYFSIAGRFGHDFGPLMSFVDACHQAGIGVIVDWVPGHFVVNDDALANYDGTATFEYQDPNRAENVRWGTKNFDLGRKQVQSFLISNAVFWLETFHFDGIRVDAVSNMLYLDYDIGPWVPNKYGHNVNLEGLEFLRKLNTEILFRDPSYLMIAEESTAWSGVTKPTSQGGLGFNFKWNMGWMNDTLKFFGIDALGRSSNYKLINFTFMYMHDENFVLPFSHDEVVHGKQSLLGKMPNHNRYEMFANLRVLEGYRLLYPGKKLSFMGNEIGQFLEWRFYEGLEWSSLDREYNTEFQSYVAELNRLYKETPALHEQDNQKAGITIIEADDDQETTLSFIRHGKAADALLVCAFNFTPVERSHYRIGVPYAGTYQVVLNSEMKTFGGNWVSQTTNFETVAVPHKGQPYSLEINLPSLAAIAFEPVNIKPTSETTRNKNH is encoded by the coding sequence ATGTATTATTTTAATATTGGCAATCATTTTGAAGCGTTTAAATTTCTGGGAGCTAAGAAACAAGTTAATAATGACCAAGATGGCTACCAGTTTACTGTATGGGCACCGAACGCCAAGTGTGTTTACTTGGAAGGAGATTTTTCCGATTGGGCAGAACTGCGAATGGATAAGGTTGCTGAGACCGGTGCATGGACTATTTTTATGCAAGATGCAAAAGAATGGGACCTTTATAAATTTGTCATTGAAGATCATGATGGCGTTAAACGAGAAAAGCAAGATCCCTTTGCCTTTGCTGGTGAAGTGCCACCAAAGAACGCCTCTGTGATACAAGACATCCCAACTTACGAGTGGCACGATCAAGAATGGATCAAAGAAAGACAGCAATCCAATATGTTTGCTAGTCCGATAAATATTTATGAAGTGCATATGTCATCTTGGAATAGACACGAAGATGGTTCGGCCTATACTTTTGCTGACCTACAAGCAGAATTGATTCCTTACGTTAAAAAAATGGGCTATACCCATATTGAATTTATGCCTTTAATGGAGCACCCATTAGAAGCCTCTTGGGGTTATCAAATTTCGGGTTATTTCTCTATTGCTGGTCGTTTTGGTCATGATTTTGGGCCATTAATGTCCTTCGTAGATGCCTGTCACCAGGCAGGGATTGGGGTCATCGTTGACTGGGTACCAGGTCACTTTGTGGTAAATGATGATGCTTTAGCTAACTATGATGGCACAGCAACTTTTGAATACCAAGATCCTAATCGTGCTGAAAACGTACGTTGGGGGACTAAAAACTTCGATTTAGGGCGTAAGCAGGTCCAGTCATTCTTAATTTCCAATGCTGTATTTTGGCTCGAAACTTTCCATTTTGATGGTATCCGAGTTGATGCAGTTTCAAATATGTTGTATTTGGATTATGACATTGGACCATGGGTGCCGAATAAATACGGACATAACGTTAATCTGGAAGGGCTTGAATTTTTACGGAAACTCAATACAGAAATTCTTTTCAGAGACCCATCTTACTTAATGATTGCTGAAGAATCTACCGCTTGGAGCGGGGTAACGAAACCGACTAGCCAAGGTGGTCTAGGATTTAACTTTAAATGGAATATGGGATGGATGAATGACACCTTGAAATTCTTCGGGATTGATGCCTTAGGTAGAAGCTCTAACTACAAGTTAATTAATTTCACTTTCATGTACATGCATGATGAGAATTTTGTTTTACCTTTCTCTCACGATGAAGTTGTACACGGTAAGCAGTCTTTATTAGGCAAGATGCCGAATCATAACCGCTATGAGATGTTTGCGAACTTGCGTGTCCTTGAAGGTTATCGACTGCTATATCCTGGTAAAAAATTATCCTTCATGGGTAATGAAATTGGTCAATTCTTGGAATGGCGTTTCTATGAAGGGTTAGAATGGTCATCTCTAGATCGTGAGTATAACACTGAATTCCAATCTTACGTTGCTGAATTGAACCGGCTTTATAAAGAGACGCCTGCACTTCACGAGCAAGATAACCAAAAAGCTGGTATTACAATTATCGAAGCTGATGATGATCAAGAAACCACCTTATCGTTTATACGCCATGGTAAAGCAGCGGATGCCTTGTTGGTATGTGCCTTCAATTTTACACCTGTTGAACGTAGTCACTATCGAATCGGTGTACCATATGCAGGTACTTATCAAGTGGTCTTAAATAGCGAGATGAAGACATTTGGTGGTAATTGGGTGAGTCAAACCACAAACTTTGAAACAGTGGCGGTCCCACATAAAGGCCAACCATATTCACTAGAAATCAATCTACCATCTCTAGCAGCAATAGCATTTGAACCAGTAAATATCAAACCAACGTCTGAAACAACAAGAAATAAAAACCATTAA
- a CDS encoding aspartate kinase — MKVVKFGGSSVASAEQLVKVKDIVIGDANRKVVIVSAPGKRDKDDIKVTDLLIDLAAEILHDSENASATFNKIVERFRDTAEGLEMDLAIIDDISNQLNELISSDITDQPAYFVDAIKAFGEDANAQLIAAYFSGLGYEASYLNPQDAGLFLSDNPGQARVLPESYQNLYKLRERDGIIVIPGFFGYTKDGKLVTFSRGGSDITGAIVANGVKASMYENFTDVSSIYAANPGVVHNPVAIEQLTYSEMRELSYAGFSVFHDEALQPAFIADIPVAVKNTNEPQAPGTLITRTRPKNNLAISGIASTSGFASVYIKKYMMNREVGFVRRVLSVLEKYDVSFEHIVSGIDDIDVIFKEDALSKKEFEEMVAEIKAETAADSIEKRDNLSLVMLVGEGMIENIGNTARATKALSEAGINLEMINQGSSEISIMFGIIEEREDDAVRAIYSEFFN, encoded by the coding sequence ATGAAAGTAGTAAAATTTGGAGGTTCATCAGTTGCATCAGCTGAGCAACTGGTGAAAGTGAAAGATATTGTAATTGGTGACGCTAACCGTAAAGTGGTGATTGTTTCCGCACCTGGTAAACGGGATAAGGATGACATCAAGGTGACCGATTTGTTAATCGACTTGGCTGCTGAAATCTTGCACGATAGTGAAAATGCATCAGCTACTTTTAATAAAATCGTAGAACGCTTTAGAGATACAGCTGAAGGGTTAGAAATGGATCTAGCCATTATTGATGACATTTCCAACCAATTAAATGAATTAATTAGTTCGGATATCACAGACCAGCCAGCTTATTTTGTGGATGCGATTAAAGCCTTTGGTGAAGACGCAAATGCGCAATTAATCGCCGCTTATTTCTCTGGATTAGGTTATGAGGCCTCTTACTTAAATCCTCAAGATGCAGGCTTGTTCTTATCAGATAATCCTGGTCAAGCGCGGGTCTTACCAGAGTCTTACCAAAATTTATATAAATTACGCGAACGTGATGGTATCATCGTCATCCCTGGTTTCTTCGGTTACACGAAAGACGGCAAATTAGTGACATTCTCTCGCGGGGGGTCTGATATTACTGGTGCGATTGTCGCAAACGGTGTCAAAGCTTCAATGTATGAAAACTTTACCGACGTTTCGTCTATTTATGCCGCAAATCCTGGAGTAGTCCATAATCCTGTCGCGATTGAGCAGCTGACATATTCAGAAATGCGTGAATTATCTTACGCTGGATTCTCCGTTTTCCATGATGAAGCGCTGCAACCAGCATTCATCGCTGATATTCCTGTAGCGGTAAAAAATACTAATGAACCACAGGCACCAGGCACTTTGATTACCCGAACACGTCCAAAAAATAACCTAGCGATTTCAGGTATTGCATCAACAAGTGGATTTGCCTCTGTTTACATAAAAAAATATATGATGAATAGAGAGGTTGGCTTTGTTCGTCGCGTCTTATCTGTCCTTGAAAAATATGACGTTTCATTCGAACATATCGTATCTGGTATCGATGATATCGATGTTATTTTTAAAGAAGATGCCTTATCGAAAAAAGAATTCGAAGAAATGGTAGCTGAAATCAAAGCTGAAACAGCAGCGGATTCGATTGAAAAACGCGACAACCTAAGCTTAGTGATGTTAGTAGGGGAAGGTATGATTGAAAATATTGGTAATACTGCCCGAGCAACAAAGGCCTTGTCAGAAGCAGGGATCAACTTGGAAATGATCAACCAAGGCTCATCTGAGATTTCTATTATGTTTGGCATAATTGAAGAAAGAGAAGATGACGCTGTTCGCGCCATCTACAGTGAATTTTTCAACTAA
- the glgD gene encoding glucose-1-phosphate adenylyltransferase subunit GlgD, with translation MVKNRVTAILNLNESTTDLMPLTDNRPIANLPFACRYRILDFYLSSLSHAGVRSVALFMAETGRSVYDHIRSGKTWNFDNYTGGVFTFSQMNHKRALYEAASRKGPFYDDHHLFIESSNAEYVFVSGAKIVANVHLDEVIEKFDGCDADIVRVYAEVPRELIEYHPNEYIIHLDDDQNVERLSKEGITPISQATINYDMNMTLVRTDKLLEMIDRAEDNNYYKELDDVIIEYMDDYKTVGYLYEGYVGNVDSVKSYYDVSMQMLNGEYFTQLFQGDQPIITKAHNGSPTYYGSHADVINAQIGTGCQIYGEVEHSHIFRNVEVAPNAKVEDSIIFQNAKIGKGASVKYAILDKKVEVAPGAVITGTPEEPVVIPKGTYVAASDETFQHPAYKSKKVKGF, from the coding sequence ATGGTTAAAAATAGAGTTACAGCTATCTTAAATTTGAATGAATCGACAACTGATTTAATGCCTTTAACAGACAATAGACCAATTGCAAACTTACCATTCGCCTGTCGTTACCGTATCTTAGACTTCTATTTATCAAGTTTATCGCACGCTGGTGTGCGTTCTGTCGCTTTATTTATGGCTGAAACTGGTCGTTCTGTATATGACCATATCCGTTCAGGTAAAACCTGGAACTTTGATAATTACACAGGAGGGGTTTTTACCTTCTCACAAATGAACCATAAACGCGCTTTATATGAAGCGGCGAGTCGCAAAGGTCCATTCTATGATGACCATCACTTATTTATTGAAAGTTCAAATGCAGAGTATGTATTTGTTTCAGGTGCCAAAATAGTAGCCAATGTCCATCTAGATGAAGTCATTGAAAAATTTGATGGTTGCGATGCTGATATCGTTCGTGTTTACGCTGAAGTACCGCGTGAATTGATTGAATACCATCCAAACGAATACATTATTCATTTAGATGACGACCAAAATGTCGAGCGCCTTTCTAAAGAAGGCATTACACCAATTTCTCAAGCGACTATCAATTATGATATGAACATGACACTGGTTCGAACAGACAAGTTGCTTGAAATGATTGACCGCGCCGAAGATAATAACTATTACAAAGAGTTAGATGACGTTATCATTGAATACATGGACGACTATAAAACAGTTGGTTATCTTTATGAAGGATACGTCGGTAACGTAGATTCTGTAAAATCTTACTATGATGTCAGCATGCAAATGCTAAACGGTGAATACTTTACCCAACTATTCCAAGGTGATCAACCGATCATTACAAAAGCACATAATGGTTCGCCAACTTATTATGGTAGCCATGCAGATGTCATTAATGCACAAATCGGTACAGGTTGCCAAATTTATGGTGAAGTGGAACATTCTCATATCTTCCGTAACGTGGAAGTGGCGCCAAATGCTAAGGTAGAAGATTCTATCATTTTCCAAAATGCGAAGATTGGTAAGGGTGCAAGCGTAAAATATGCTATTTTAGACAAAAAAGTTGAGGTAGCACCAGGTGCAGTGATCACTGGAACACCGGAGGAACCTGTTGTGATTCCAAAAGGGACCTATGTCGCTGCATCAGATGAGACATTCCAACATCCAGCCTATAAGTCTAAAAAGGTCAAAGGATTTTAA